From the Hyphomicrobiaceae bacterium genome, the window GGTCGAGCATGCCGCCAATTAAGCTCCGGGAACTGGTCCGCACGGTCGTCAAGACCATCACCGTGGACGACGAGAGGGTCATTGCGTCTCTCAAGCCGACGAACGTCGCAACAATTCTGCTGGGCGACAGATGCGATCTTTCAGAGGCTCGCCAGCCCGGTGCGATCGAATTGATCATCGAAGCCAAGCTGCGCCGCGCCGGGAAAGGCATCCGACTGTTTGTCGGGGGCGGCGTCGCCGAGAAGCCCGACGGGCAGATGGTCGGCCTGCTGCGCGATGCGCACGCGACTCGCGAGGCACTGCTGTCGGGTCGCGACGAGACGATCGACGCCATGGCGCAGCGGCTCGGCAGCAATCGGGGCATCCTGTCGGCGCACATGCGGCTCACTCATCTCGCGCCGGATATCATCCGCGCCCTTGTCCTCGGGCGCCCCGCGGAGGGGCTGACGCCGGCCGGTCTTCTCGCCCTATGCAAAGACCTGCCGCACGACTGGCAGCTCCAGCGGGCAGCCCTCGGATTTGAGACGCGATAGCGCTCCGCGAAACCCCGAAAACGATGCGAGTGTGACCGGCCGAAAAGGCCACCAGAGATAAAACCGGCAATGAGGCGAGGAACGTCGCGCTGAGACGCGGTTGGATGCGCGGGCTCCAAAATTGCACGTCGCCAAGGCACGGAAATCGCCACGGAATTTCGCGTCCGCGAAATATAAATTATGCAGCTATGTCAATGGCTTAATCTGTGGCTGGGGGACTAGGATTCGAACCTAGACAGGCAGAGTCAGAGTCTGCAGTCCTACCATTAGACGATCCCCCAATCCTTGACCGCGGACGGCGCCTGGCCGGTCTGGGCTGGAAGGGGGGCTCTTACCAGCACTTTTGCCTGGGCGCAAGCGGCGAGCGTGGAACTGCTCCAGGGAGCCATCGCGCATCCAAACAACGGCCTCACCTGCATAAATCGTCCCAGCGCTAGCCAACGGAAAGCCCCACGATCCGCGATATGGATGAAAGTGCCGAGCGATCAAGAGAGGGCTGAACATTTGTCATCTTCACGTTCGTCCGCCTTGCGCGTTGGAGATCACGCATCGAGGAAGCTAGCAAAGTCAGACGCTATACGATTGTGCCCTATCGAGAAGAAGCCCTAGCCACTGCCTGGGCATTCTATTTTTGGGCGCCAGAACGTAACGCGGGACCCTCCGAAGGCGGCAGGAGCTCTGGCCTATATTCAAAATGCATCGTGTCGAAGTGGTTCCATTTGCCTCCCCAGATGAAGCCATGCTTCTCGAACACGCGAACGATCTCCATTGGCACCTCGTTGCGCCAGGCTGGAGCGGTGTCGCCCTTGGCGCCACTCCAGCGCCAATAGCTTGCACGTTGTACGGCGATGTCGATGGCGATGCCGTAGCCATGCGCTGAAGGCGTTGTTGTCCCCGCAATGTCGCGACAGTTGTACGTGCCCGCCGCGGGATAAAGGAAGACATCAAAGTCGGCGGGGAGCGCATCGAGTTCTGCTGACACGGCTTCAAGCTGTCTTGCCACGCCGTTGATCGAAGTGACCTTCAACATCTGCCCAGCTTTCTTGGGAAGCCAGTTGACCGCAACAAGAGTCGGAGTAACCGCGCCCTTAGCGCAGTCTCCATAAACCTTCTTGAAGAAGGCAGCGTTTCGCGCTCGTCCAGGATCGAAATTTGCAGGGGGAGGCGCAGTCAGCGGACTCTCTGGGTATTCGAGGGCAAACATGTCGAGAATGTCGGGATGGCTGAGCCACTGCTGAAATGACTTTGGACGATTGCCAACCCCAAGCGGGAGACGCGCACCGTCTCCAAAGATGACCTCGCCGTTCTCCACACTCTTAACGATGCCTGGATACCCGCGCGGGAGCCGGTCCGTCGCAAGTTTCAATTGCTCTTGGGCCGTAAGCGAACTCGAAACTTCGCCGGCAGCAATGCCGCCACTGGCTAGAAGCCTGAACGCCAACACAACAGCGCCGCAGAGGCACAAAATCCTGCCAAGGCATAAGCTCGCGAAGTTCAATAATTTCGCTGTTTTAGGCCGTGTCATTCCAATCCGTTTACCTGTCGGGCCAAGAGATAGGTATCTATCTCGAAGGTGTCTTTACGTGCGAGCGCGAACTGATACAGTGTATCCAAGTTCAGTCCAGAAAAGACCTGTAGAGGGCAGTTTATGCGCGCTATCCGCGCCGCTGTCATGCCAGGCCCTGGAGACCACGTGTGAAAGACAAATGTGCCAACCCGCAAGCGCCCAACGGCGCAGAGGGCTCAATAGCAGGTCAGCCAACGCCGCCTTTCTCAGCGGCGGACGAGGCAGACACGAGCGCTCGATCCACCGTTTCCGTATCTGAAACAACCGCGACATCAGCACCTTGCGCCCTCGGGCATGAGGAAAAGAACCATAACCGTCTATCGAGCGGCCGCCCGGCCGCAGACTTCGACAGGACTGCGCCGCGCGGCTCTCACGCCCCGACGGTCAACAAGCTTACGCCGCCATCGCAAACAAGCGCCTCGCCCGGATATCGCCAACCCCGTCATGGTCACAGCATTCACGTGCATGACCATTCCAACGGCACCGTCTATGGCGCGCTTGATCTCGGCACCAACAACTGCCGCCTGCTACTCGCCCGCCCATCGCGACGCGGCTTTCGCGTCGTGGATGCCTTTTCTCGCATCATTCGCCTCGGCGAGGGCGTAGCCAACAGCGGAAAGCTATCCGAGCCGGCAATGTCGCGCACCCTTGATGCTCTCAAGATCTGCGCTGCAAAACTCGACCGCCACCGCGTTACACGTGCTCGCTTCGTCGCCACGGAAGCCTGCCGCATCGCGCAAAACGGTATGGAGTTCATCGACCGCGTGCGTAAACTTTGCGGCTTGGAGATTGAGGTTTTGAACCCCGAACTCGAAGCGCGCCTCGCTGTGTCGGGATGTTCCTCGCTCATCGATTGCTCGGTCGACTATGTGCTTGTGTTCGACATCGGTGGAGGTTCGTCAGAAATCATTTGGCTGGACTTGACGCGAGAAGGTGCGCGCAGACGCGGTCCCGGTGGACGCATTGCGGCCGATTCATCTATCGCTGCCTGGACGTCCCTGCCGGTTGGCGTCGTAACGTTGGCCGAACGGTTCGATGGCCGCAACGTGACCTTCGACGACTTCGAAGCGATGGTCTCTGCCGTTTCCGAACTTCTAGCGCCTTTCGAGGCGCACCACCGCTTCGCTGAGCGCCTGGAGGGTCGTGGTGTTCACTTTCTGGGAACCTCCGGAACGGTTACGACCATAGCTGGCATCTTGCTGAATCTGCCTCGCTACGACCGCAACAAGGTCGATGGATGCTGGCTCGCGGTGCCCGATATTTTCTCGGTGACGCAAAACCTACTTGCCAAGAGCTACGCAGAGCGCATCGCAGAACCCTGCATCGGGCGCGAACGCGCTGATCTGGTACTGGCGGGATGTGCTATTCTTGAAGCCGTTTTGCGCATGTGGCCGGCCCAGCGCCTGCGCGTCGCCGACCGGGGACTGCGCGAAGGCATCCTGACTACGTTGATGCAGGAAGATGGCGTCTGGCGTCAGGGGCGCCGCCGGCGGCGGCAGCGCAGCAACTAGCAACGCGTCGTTCAAATGCGCAACGGCTTAGCGCGACCCAATCTGGAGATCAGGGCGTTATGAGGAAAGGCGGTTCAAAAGACGCTGGCAAAGGGCCAGGCGGCGGACAACGCCAGCTTCGCCAGACGCTCAAACACGCGCGCCGTCATTCGTCCTCGTCTCAACGCTGGTTGGAGCGCCAGCTCAACGATCCTTATGTGGCCGCCGCCAAACGCGAAGGTATGCGCTCGCGTGCGGCCTACAAACTCAAGGAAATCGACGACAAGCATCACATCCTTAAACCGGGCCAGCGAGTCGTCGATCTTGGTTCTGCTCCCGGCGGCTGGAGCCAGATTGCGGCCAACAAGGTCAAGTCACCCGAAGGTCATGGCCAGGTCGTAGCCATCGACTATCTCAGCGTCGATCCAATCCCGGGCGTCGACTTCGTGCAACTGGACTTCACTGATCCGGGCGCCGAGAACAAACTCAAGTCGATGCTCAAGGGCGGTGGCGCCGACATCGTTCTATCCGACATGGCCGCGCCTACTGTCGGCCACACCAAGACTGACCATCTGCGCATAATGGCGCTCGCAGAATCGGCCGCCGCATTCGCTTGCGATATCCTTGCGCCCGGCGGCGCGTTCCTCTGCAAGGTGTTTCAAGGCGGTACGGAACGCGATTTGCTCGATTTGCTGAAACGGAATTTCGCAGTCGTCAAACATATCAAACCACCCGCCAGCCGCTCCGATAGCGCGGAGCTTTACGTTCTGGCCACCGGCTTCCGCGGCCCGCCCGCCTGAGCGGCGCGCGAGTTTGAGTGATACCTGCAGTTTATCAATTTAAGTCGCCACGCCGTTCGCGAAGGCATTAACGCGAAACGGCACGCACTGCTTGTTTGATTTGGTCAAGAGTGAATGGCTTGGTGATCGAAGTCAGACGTGTCTGTGACAGGTCTCTGGCGCGATCGAGCTGATCGGAAAATCCGGACATCAACACCACGGCAATCGCGGGCTTGGCCTTTTGCGCCTTCATGGCCAGACTGACGCCGTCGAGGCCGGGCATATCCACATCGCTCACGAGAACATCGACGGAAGCGGCGTTGGCGCTAAACACTTCGAGCGCCTCGCTGCCGTCCTGGGTGACCAAGACGGTGTGCCCATCGAGCGTCAACGCGCGCTTCACAAGTTCGCGGACTGCCGCATCGTCGTCGGCAAGCAAGATGGTGGCCATGGGTCCCTCCCAGCGCTCCAAATATGGATGAGAGTGTGCCTATTGGCCACTCTCAGTCAGGCAGCCGACCCACGAACGGCAGCTCGCGGTACCGGTGGGCCACATCCATGCCGTAGCCGACCACAAATGTATCGGGACATTCAAAGGCGCTGAAATCGGCCTTGATGTTAACGGCCCGGGGCACCTTCTTGTCGAGCAGCACGCAGGTCAGAATCTGGCGAGCGCCGCGCGCACTTATCAGATCCTTGGCGAAAGCCAGCGTGCGGCCGCTATCGAGCACGTCATCGATGATGAGCACAGTACGTCCTTCAACGTCGAGGTCGAGATCACGCAGTATCGTTACCTGCCCCGATGAGACGCGGCTCTTCTTATAGCTTGATAGCGTGAGAAAATCGACTTCGGGCGCCAGACCAGCGCGGTGCAGGGCACGGATGAGATCAGCGGCAAAAACGAAGGATCCCTTGAGGACCGGAACCACCAAGAGGCCGGGGATTTTGCGGGCCGCTATCTCCGCTGCCAGGACATCCAGCCGTTCAGCGATCTGGCTTCCCGAGAACATGATTTCGATGCCGTCAGTGCCTTGATTTCTAGTCATTCGGCCTTTCCTGCGCGGCGCCCCCGTCAAACTTACGGGGGCGGCCTGCGCTCACCCTTTCAAGTTGCTCAGGAAACACGCTTAGACGTAATTGCCCCTGAAAGGGCCAAATATTGTGTACACGAGGGTGCCACAATCGTGATCGATTGATCTAGATCGAGGGCACGCGTTTATAGAACCATGCGCGAGGGCTTTGAGTCTTCAACTTTTGTTTGCCGCGGATAACGCTGAAGTGATTCGTCTTTCTAACGTCGCCTTAAAATACGACCGGGGTCCGGAGGTTCTCACGGACGTAAACTTCCACCTGCGCCCAGGGTCGTTCCACTTTCTGCACGGTGAAAGCGGCGCGGGAAAGACCTCTCTTCTGCGCTTGATGTTCATGTCCCTGCATCCTACGCGCGGCCATCTTCATATGTTTAACGACGACGTTTCGCAGGTGAATGCGCAGAAGCGTGCACAGTTGCGACGACGCATCGGCATCGTATTTCAGGATTTCCGGCTGCTGGACCATTTGACAGTTTGGGAAAACGTCGCACTTCCGTTGCGGGTGATCGGTAAGAAGGCCTCCGACTACCGCGAAGATGTGACGGACCTATTGCAGTGGGTCGGCCTGGGCGATCGCATGTATGCTAATCCCTCTGTTCTGTCAGGCGGCGAAAAGCAGCGCGCGGCCATCGCCCGCGCTGTCATCGGCAAGCCTGAGGTTCTTCTTGCTGACGAACCTACCGGCAACGTCGATCCGCAGATGGCTCGTCGTCTGCTACGTCTGTTCGTAGAGCTGAACAGGCTCGGCACATCGGTCGTCATCGCGACCCACGATCATCAACTCATGCGGCAGTTCAAAGCGCCGCGCATAGAGGTACACAGAGGCCATGTCCGGATCATATGAACGCCTCCCCGGGCGGACGTTGCCGCCAGGTGTGGCGGAGATTCCGGGTTATGGAGATCCGGTGACCGGACTACCAACCGGGACGGTACGCACGGCAGGAGCCTTGAGCATCGACAGCACGCGCGGCTATGGCGCGGGAGAAGAACCTACGCGCGAAATCTACGCGCCCGCACGTGATGCGAAAGACCGCAACAAAAAGCTGAAATCGACGGCGCCTGTAGTGCCGCCCGGCTCCGTTACGGGCCGCTCTCTGACGCTCGTGATCGCGATCATGTGCTTCCTCGCATGTCTGACGGCCGGTGCCGTGTGGATGATCAAGCAATCTGCGGACGCGTGGCTCAAGGACATCGCGAGTGAAGTCACCGTCCAGGTCGAGCCGATTGAAAACGGCGATGTAGAAAAAGTCCTCCTCAACGTCGTCGCCTATCTGCAGCGTCAGCGCGGCATCATCTCCGCAAGACCCCTGAGCCTTGAGGAATCGGCAAGTCTGCTGGAGCCGTGGCTCGGTTCGACCGAGGCCCTCAAAGCGCTGCCCGTGCCACGCCTGATCGCAGTCGAGGTTGACCGTTACAATCCGCCCGATCTCTCTGACGTTGGCTCATCATTGCAGCGCGAGTTCAAGGGCGTTTCGCTGGACGATCATCGCCGCTGGCAACAACAGATCCGCGCTGTGACAGGTTCCTTCGCAATCGGCGGCATCGGTATTTTCCTGCTGGTGGCGGCCGCAACAACCGCCGTCATCGTTTCTGCAACCAAAAGTGCAATGGCCTCAAACCGCGACATCGTCGAGGTTCTGCATTTTGTGGGAGCGACCGACAAGTTCATCGCTCGTGAATTCGAGAAGCACTTCCTGCGGCTCGGGATCAAGGCTGGCATCGTTGGCGCGTTGGCGGCGATGGCCGTGTTTCTGACCATGCCCGCGATCATGGAATTACTGGGCGGCGGGGCGGTGAGCGCCGTCGAAATGCAGCGTCTTATCGGCACCGGATCGCTCGACCCAGCCGGATATGCACTGCTGGGGCTCGTGGTCGTTATCATCGCCGGGCTGTGCATGATAACATCACGCGTCGGCGTGTTTCGGATCCTGAACGGTCAGCACTGACGTTGGCACCCAAAACAAGCGTTCTAGACCAATGCTTTATTGATTCCTTTTGCATGAGTTTCTAGCGTTCAGTATCAAACCTTAGATGGGGCCCTCGGGAAGGGGGGCGTATGCAGGCAGACCAAGCTATCGAACACCGGGGCGGGATAGGCATAATGCGGCTTATCGGGCGCAGCATCGTCGTATTGTCGGCGTTTGCCGCCTGCGCGCTCGTGTTCGGCTTCATGCTGTTCGCCACCTCAGTCATGCGTGAGCAGCCCACCGCGGCTACATTGGCGAACGCAGACGGCATTGTGGTGCTGACGGGGGCTGCGGCGCGTATTTCGGCAGGTGCCGAGCTTCTGAAGCAGGGCCACGGCAAGCGATTACTGATTTCCGGCGTTAATCGTATTACGACCAAGAATGACGTGGAGCGGCTGTCAGGGCTCGACCACAAGAGCTTCATCTGCTGCGTGGACTTGGGGTACGAGGCGCTCGATACGGTTGGCAATGCGGACGAAGCCCGAACATGGGCCAACGCCAACGGCTATCGCAAGCTTATCGTTGTCACTTCGAGCTATCACATGCCACGCGCGCTCGCCGAATTCGCGCTGGCAATGCCGAATGCGGAGTTCATCCCCCATACCGTGACACCAAAGGACTTTCCTGAATCCGGTTGGTGGTTAAGCGTGCGCACCACGCGGTATCTGCTGTCGGAATACCTGAAATACCTGCCCGCAGCGGCGCGGCTGGCGACGCAGCGCGCCATGGGTTGGGGTCAGACACATTCCGTAGCCTTGCAGCCGTCGGATCTCCAATTGCCGGATCGACGCGATGGCTGAAGATGCATCTATGCGAACAGCCGGCGGACCAAGGACGGCCAGCGTCGGTGTGGTCGTCCGCTCGGCCATTTTTGCCGTCGTCTACTATATCGTGACCGCGCTCTTCCTGGTGCTCGGTTCGTGGCTGCTGTTTGCGCCACGGTCATGGGCAATGAAAGGATTAGAGACCCACGCGCGCACGTGCACGTGGTTGCTTCGCGTCATCTGCGGCACGAAACTGGAAGTACGAGGCCGCGAAAACCTACCCAAAGGCGCCTGCCTCGTCGTCTCAAAGCATCAGTCGATGTGGGACACCTTCGCCCTTATTCCGTTGCTTCACGATCCCGCTGTCGTGCTCAAGGACGAGCTTAAGTACATTCCGTTCTATGGTTGGTTTTGCATCAAGTTCCAGCACATCTTGGTCAAGCGGGACCGTGCAGCCGCCGCACTAAAGACCATGCTGGCCGATGCCAAGGATCGGGCAACGGCGGGACGGCACATCCTGATCTTTCCGGAAGGCACACGCGCTGCACCTGGCGCACCTGGGGACTACAAACCCGGCTACGTCGCATTGTATGAAGGCTTGAACCTTCCTGCCGTGCCCCTGGCTTTGAATTCGGGGCTGTTCTGGCCACGCCGTTCCAACATGCGCTATCCCGGCACGATCGTGGTCGAGTTCCTTGAACCGCTTCCCGCCGGGATGCCGCGCAAGTCGTTCCGGGCGAAGATCGAGGCCGAGTTGGAGGCCGCTTCACAGAGGCTTATCGCAGAGGCCGCAAACGCGCCCGATCCGCCCCCCATTCCGGTGCCCGCCCCGGCGACGTCTCGAAGTTAGTTCTTTTTTTGTTCTATTTTTGTTGCATGCGGATTTGAGCGACCCTATATTGTGGGAACGTTCAGCCGCGTGAGGACCAATGTCCACCTCTAAGTCATCCCAGCCTCAGTTCTTGGCGCCGATTTCTCGGGAGATCTGGACGCGCAAGTACCGTTTCTCTGGCTCTACGGAACAGGCCGGCGACACGACGTTGGACGATACCTTCTGGCGCGTTGCCCGCGCGGCTGCGTCTGTGGAAAGGGGCGGCAAGCGCGCCCAGGAAAAGTGGGCGCGGACTTTCTATAATTCTTTCTCGGACTTCGGCTTCCTTCCCGCGGGCCGCATCCTTGCGGGTGCGGGAACCGGCCGCAACGTCACGCTATTCAACTGTTTCGTGCTCGGCCGTATTCAGGATGATCTGGCTGACATCTTCGACAACGTCAAACAGGCCGCGCTGACCATGCAGGCCGGCGGCGGGATCGGACATGATTTTTCAACGCTGCGGCCCAAGG encodes:
- a CDS encoding M15 family metallopeptidase, translating into MAFRLLASGGIAAGEVSSSLTAQEQLKLATDRLPRGYPGIVKSVENGEVIFGDGARLPLGVGNRPKSFQQWLSHPDILDMFALEYPESPLTAPPPANFDPGRARNAAFFKKVYGDCAKGAVTPTLVAVNWLPKKAGQMLKVTSINGVARQLEAVSAELDALPADFDVFLYPAAGTYNCRDIAGTTTPSAHGYGIAIDIAVQRASYWRWSGAKGDTAPAWRNEVPMEIVRVFEKHGFIWGGKWNHFDTMHFEYRPELLPPSEGPALRSGAQK
- a CDS encoding Ppx/GppA phosphatase family protein, with amino-acid sequence MKDKCANPQAPNGAEGSIAGQPTPPFSAADEADTSARSTVSVSETTATSAPCALGHEEKNHNRLSSGRPAADFDRTAPRGSHAPTVNKLTPPSQTSASPGYRQPRHGHSIHVHDHSNGTVYGALDLGTNNCRLLLARPSRRGFRVVDAFSRIIRLGEGVANSGKLSEPAMSRTLDALKICAAKLDRHRVTRARFVATEACRIAQNGMEFIDRVRKLCGLEIEVLNPELEARLAVSGCSSLIDCSVDYVLVFDIGGGSSEIIWLDLTREGARRRGPGGRIAADSSIAAWTSLPVGVVTLAERFDGRNVTFDDFEAMVSAVSELLAPFEAHHRFAERLEGRGVHFLGTSGTVTTIAGILLNLPRYDRNKVDGCWLAVPDIFSVTQNLLAKSYAERIAEPCIGRERADLVLAGCAILEAVLRMWPAQRLRVADRGLREGILTTLMQEDGVWRQGRRRRRQRSN
- a CDS encoding RlmE family RNA methyltransferase; amino-acid sequence: MRKGGSKDAGKGPGGGQRQLRQTLKHARRHSSSSQRWLERQLNDPYVAAAKREGMRSRAAYKLKEIDDKHHILKPGQRVVDLGSAPGGWSQIAANKVKSPEGHGQVVAIDYLSVDPIPGVDFVQLDFTDPGAENKLKSMLKGGGADIVLSDMAAPTVGHTKTDHLRIMALAESAAAFACDILAPGGAFLCKVFQGGTERDLLDLLKRNFAVVKHIKPPASRSDSAELYVLATGFRGPPA
- a CDS encoding response regulator, producing MATILLADDDAAVRELVKRALTLDGHTVLVTQDGSEALEVFSANAASVDVLVSDVDMPGLDGVSLAMKAQKAKPAIAVVLMSGFSDQLDRARDLSQTRLTSITKPFTLDQIKQAVRAVSR
- the hpt gene encoding hypoxanthine phosphoribosyltransferase, whose product is MTRNQGTDGIEIMFSGSQIAERLDVLAAEIAARKIPGLLVVPVLKGSFVFAADLIRALHRAGLAPEVDFLTLSSYKKSRVSSGQVTILRDLDLDVEGRTVLIIDDVLDSGRTLAFAKDLISARGARQILTCVLLDKKVPRAVNIKADFSAFECPDTFVVGYGMDVAHRYRELPFVGRLPD
- the ftsE gene encoding cell division ATP-binding protein FtsE gives rise to the protein MIRLSNVALKYDRGPEVLTDVNFHLRPGSFHFLHGESGAGKTSLLRLMFMSLHPTRGHLHMFNDDVSQVNAQKRAQLRRRIGIVFQDFRLLDHLTVWENVALPLRVIGKKASDYREDVTDLLQWVGLGDRMYANPSVLSGGEKQRAAIARAVIGKPEVLLADEPTGNVDPQMARRLLRLFVELNRLGTSVVIATHDHQLMRQFKAPRIEVHRGHVRII
- a CDS encoding ABC transporter permease, which translates into the protein MSGSYERLPGRTLPPGVAEIPGYGDPVTGLPTGTVRTAGALSIDSTRGYGAGEEPTREIYAPARDAKDRNKKLKSTAPVVPPGSVTGRSLTLVIAIMCFLACLTAGAVWMIKQSADAWLKDIASEVTVQVEPIENGDVEKVLLNVVAYLQRQRGIISARPLSLEESASLLEPWLGSTEALKALPVPRLIAVEVDRYNPPDLSDVGSSLQREFKGVSLDDHRRWQQQIRAVTGSFAIGGIGIFLLVAAATTAVIVSATKSAMASNRDIVEVLHFVGATDKFIAREFEKHFLRLGIKAGIVGALAAMAVFLTMPAIMELLGGGAVSAVEMQRLIGTGSLDPAGYALLGLVVVIIAGLCMITSRVGVFRILNGQH
- a CDS encoding YdcF family protein; this translates as MRLIGRSIVVLSAFAACALVFGFMLFATSVMREQPTAATLANADGIVVLTGAAARISAGAELLKQGHGKRLLISGVNRITTKNDVERLSGLDHKSFICCVDLGYEALDTVGNADEARTWANANGYRKLIVVTSSYHMPRALAEFALAMPNAEFIPHTVTPKDFPESGWWLSVRTTRYLLSEYLKYLPAAARLATQRAMGWGQTHSVALQPSDLQLPDRRDG
- a CDS encoding lysophospholipid acyltransferase family protein, giving the protein MAEDASMRTAGGPRTASVGVVVRSAIFAVVYYIVTALFLVLGSWLLFAPRSWAMKGLETHARTCTWLLRVICGTKLEVRGRENLPKGACLVVSKHQSMWDTFALIPLLHDPAVVLKDELKYIPFYGWFCIKFQHILVKRDRAAAALKTMLADAKDRATAGRHILIFPEGTRAAPGAPGDYKPGYVALYEGLNLPAVPLALNSGLFWPRRSNMRYPGTIVVEFLEPLPAGMPRKSFRAKIEAELEAASQRLIAEAANAPDPPPIPVPAPATSRS